Proteins from one Archocentrus centrarchus isolate MPI-CPG fArcCen1 chromosome 8, fArcCen1, whole genome shotgun sequence genomic window:
- the LOC115783995 gene encoding uncharacterized protein LOC115783995 translates to MTFDQSEEPSWPAPPSTPCAGVPEAVMTPWGDIRDPVVQEFFIYMSFETFRAEIQKLPAAWAHKLWRKRKFLKSPGNYGHKKAAPSELHREREQNVERLIRHNFMWQMGYLKARYEMEEIKMQNAQSCKSNAALERELTRLKGQARELEKRWDFLNKMLAVARAIIKEQASVNQRLTAERDKLKAINDQLKTNLKKEEKGEIATGAHM, encoded by the coding sequence ATGACCTTTGATCAGTCTGAGGAGCCCAGCTGGCCGGCCCCACCTAGTACACCTTGTGCTGGTGTGCCAGAAGCAGTGATGACACCCTGGGGAGACATAAGAGATCCTGTGGTGCAAGAATTCTTCATTTATATGTCGTTTGAAACCTTTCGAGCTGAAATACAGAAGCTGCCAGCAGCGTGGGCCCACAAATTGTGGCGGAAGCGAAAGTTCCTGAAGTCCCCTGGCAATTATGGCCATAAAAAAGCAGCACCATCTGAGCTACACCGAGAAAGAGAGCAGAATGTTGAGCGCCTCATTCGCCATAACTTCATGTGGCAGATGGGTTACCTGAAAGCCAGATATGAAATGGAAGAGATTAAGATGCAGAATGCACAGTCCTGCAAGAGCAATGCTGCTTTGGAACGTGAGCTGACTCGTCTGAAGGGTCAGGCGAGAGAGCTTGAGAAGAGATGGGATTTCTTGAATAAGATGTTAGCTGTTGCTAGAGCTATTATCAAGGAACAAGCCAGTGTTAACCAAAGGCTCACTGCTGAGAGGGATAAGCTGAAGGCGATCAACGACCAACTCAAGACCAacctgaaaaaagaagaaaaaggagaaatcGCCACTGGGGCTCATATGTAA